The Cupriavidus sp. EM10 genome includes a region encoding these proteins:
- a CDS encoding LysR family transcriptional regulator has protein sequence MKPTIKPLSHVNLKLLQTFLLVAESNSFRTAAEKSFRSPSAVSAQIRMLEEQLGVSLFHRTTRNVRLTAEGEQLLECAQRALLEVEAGLRKIQESADMRRGRVSLSCSPTVAETRLARVLAAFEKDYPGIEVSVRELTSSALFESVRKHEVDFGIGPSIETSEFSFEPLMEDPFFALVPKRFITTAKHSISLTTLTNMPLLLLNPATALRGMLDAALEEKHLTLTTRYEFAQAQTLISMASAGLGAAVLPKVALPRRIGSSMHVLRIVNPTLVRQVSVITVRGQKLSPASMRLVHLLKQLLPDPGERRDSRKTATLVDE, from the coding sequence GTGAAACCGACCATCAAGCCCCTCTCCCACGTCAACCTGAAGCTGCTGCAGACCTTCCTGCTCGTGGCAGAGTCCAATAGTTTCCGCACGGCGGCAGAGAAGTCCTTCCGCTCGCCGTCTGCCGTCAGCGCCCAGATCCGGATGCTCGAGGAGCAGTTGGGGGTCTCGCTGTTCCATCGGACCACACGCAATGTGCGACTGACTGCCGAGGGCGAGCAGTTGCTGGAATGTGCCCAGAGAGCCTTGCTTGAAGTCGAAGCCGGATTGCGGAAGATCCAGGAATCGGCCGACATGCGACGTGGCCGGGTGTCTTTGTCTTGCTCGCCGACCGTCGCCGAAACACGCCTGGCACGGGTGCTCGCCGCATTCGAGAAGGACTATCCCGGCATCGAGGTGTCCGTTCGAGAGCTAACATCGTCGGCATTGTTTGAAAGCGTGCGCAAGCACGAGGTGGACTTCGGCATTGGCCCCTCCATCGAAACCAGCGAATTCAGCTTCGAGCCACTGATGGAGGACCCATTCTTTGCACTGGTCCCGAAGCGGTTTATCACGACCGCGAAGCACTCGATCTCGCTGACGACGCTGACCAACATGCCACTGCTTCTGCTCAATCCGGCCACAGCCTTGCGCGGGATGCTAGACGCTGCCCTGGAGGAAAAGCACCTGACCCTGACCACACGTTACGAGTTCGCTCAGGCGCAGACGCTAATCTCGATGGCCAGCGCCGGCTTGGGTGCCGCCGTCCTGCCCAAAGTCGCATTGCCGCGGCGAATCGGATCCTCGATGCACGTGCTGCGCATCGTCAACCCGACACTGGTACGCCAGGTTAGCGTCATCACCGTGCGAGGCCAGAAGCTGTCCCCAGCATCGATGAGACTCGTGCATTTGCTCAAGCAATTACTCCCCGATCCTGGCGAGCGCCGGGACTCCCGCAAGACCGCAACACTCGTGGACGAGTAA
- a CDS encoding CoA transferase gives MGFQLLQGLRVIESSAFIAAPLAGMTLAQSGADVIRIDLPGGGIDYRRLPLAPAGRSLYWTGLNKGKRSLAVDIRRPEGRELVRQLVTSGDEQGGVLLTNLGSAWLSHASLAAQRPDLITCTIEGNSDGSTAVDYTVNCATGLPTITGNGSVAAPVNHVLPAWDIACAYQAAFALVAAVSGRRINGVGAELRIALSDIAFSLVSHLGMTAEAELLDADRQSTGNYLYGAFGRDFGTCDGRRVFVAAISLNQWKNLVSACDIAAEVGLLERELDADFSNEVHRYRASHRIAAHVEQWITSRSYQAVAKVFDTHGVCWGPYQTMREALRHDARLSEANPIFSRIETAGVGNHLAAGSAVRIEGHAGSHIEPAPLVGQHTDEILLDVLGLDSAMLGRLHDAGIVCGAETPAECSVD, from the coding sequence ATGGGTTTTCAGTTGCTGCAGGGCCTTCGCGTGATCGAAAGCTCGGCATTCATCGCCGCCCCTCTGGCAGGCATGACGCTGGCGCAGTCGGGGGCCGACGTCATTCGCATCGACTTGCCAGGTGGTGGTATCGACTATCGTCGCCTTCCGCTGGCGCCGGCGGGCAGAAGCCTTTACTGGACGGGGCTGAACAAGGGCAAGCGCTCGCTGGCCGTGGACATCCGGCGCCCGGAAGGTCGTGAGTTGGTGCGACAACTCGTGACGAGCGGTGACGAGCAAGGCGGTGTGCTACTCACGAACCTCGGTTCCGCATGGCTCTCGCACGCATCATTGGCCGCCCAGCGCCCCGATCTCATCACCTGCACGATCGAAGGCAATTCCGACGGCTCGACCGCTGTCGACTACACGGTGAATTGCGCCACGGGACTACCGACGATTACCGGCAATGGATCCGTGGCTGCGCCGGTCAATCATGTATTGCCAGCGTGGGACATCGCCTGCGCCTATCAGGCAGCCTTTGCACTCGTTGCTGCGGTGTCAGGACGGCGCATAAATGGAGTCGGTGCAGAACTGCGCATCGCCCTCTCCGATATCGCATTCTCGCTCGTCTCCCACTTGGGAATGACTGCCGAAGCAGAGTTGCTCGACGCAGACCGGCAGTCCACCGGCAACTATCTCTACGGTGCTTTCGGGCGCGACTTTGGCACCTGCGATGGTCGCCGCGTCTTCGTTGCCGCGATTTCGCTGAACCAGTGGAAGAACCTGGTCTCTGCTTGCGACATTGCCGCGGAGGTCGGGCTGCTTGAAAGGGAGCTGGACGCGGATTTCTCCAATGAGGTCCACCGCTACCGCGCCAGTCATCGCATCGCCGCGCATGTCGAGCAATGGATCACCTCGCGGAGCTACCAGGCCGTAGCTAAGGTATTCGATACGCATGGCGTGTGCTGGGGCCCTTACCAGACTATGCGGGAAGCGTTACGCCACGATGCACGTCTCAGTGAGGCGAATCCCATCTTTTCCCGTATCGAGACTGCTGGCGTTGGCAATCACCTCGCTGCGGGCAGCGCCGTTCGTATCGAAGGACATGCCGGTAGCCACATCGAACCCGCTCCGCTGGTCGGCCAACACACGGACGAGATCCTGCTCGACGTACTGGGACTGGACTCGGCGATGCTAGGCAGACTGCACGATGCGGGCATTGTCTGCGGCGCCGAAACGCCAGCGGAATGCTCCGTGGACTAA